Genomic DNA from Carnobacterium gallinarum DSM 4847:
TTTTGTTGCATCTTCTCCATCTCTAAGAGAGAAATCTCCTTGAAGTAAAGCGGAATCTCGCTCTGATAAATAAATTTTTGCCTCAGGGAATTCTTTTATTAATGCAGGTAACCCGGCAATATGATCTCCATGTGGATGAGTTAGCAAAATATGGGTAACTGGCTTATTTAATTTTTTTGATAAAGCCACAATTGATTTTACAAATGAAGCAACGCCAATATCAATTAAAGTCAAGCTCGCTTGTTCTTCATACAGATAACAATTCACAAAACCAAGATAATTGATTTGGTAGAGATTTTTGTAGGATGTGATTTTCATGTTTTTCAACTCCTTATCATGTTATGAAACTAATTTAGTTAATATTTTAACTAATCGTATTAGTTTTGTCAATTATTTAATAATTAAAAAAGAATTTAATGGAAAATGCATATAGTTTATTTGGAAGGAGCAAAATGAGAGGGAGGATCAGATGGATCATTTAAAACAGTGGATGAAGGAACATCAAGTAGTAGTAAAAGTTGTGATTGGAGGCATTAGTGCTATGTGCTTAATCGGTGGAGTTTTATTTTGGCAGATGGCCGGAATAAAGTCATCTTCTCAACCAGTCGAGTTGGAAGCATTATTAGCGAGTGAAATAAGTACTTCTGAAAAGAAAGAGGAAATCAGTAAGAGCAGCGTAGATAATCACAAAGAAATCATTATGATTGATTTGAAAGGTGCTATAAAAAAACCAGGAGTCTATCAAGGTACAAGTGAGATGCGCTTGATTGATATGATTGCATTAGCAGGTGGATTTTTAGAAAATGCCAATCAAACACCGATTAATTTAGCTTTGCGTTTAGAAGATCAAATGGTTATTTATATTCCAATTATTGGTGAAGAATTATCGATTGAAGCGATCTCGCCGGTTCAACCTAAGGAAGCCAACCATTCAGAAAATCAAAAAACGAACGAACAAGTAAATATTAATACAGCAGATGTAAGTGAATTGCAAAAATTAAATGGAATTGGGCAAAAGAAAGCAGAGACTATTCTCCAACATAGGGAAGAGAATGGTTCGTTTCAAACGATTGAAGAGTTGAAAAATATTTCTGGAATTGGTGTCAAGATATTTGAAGGGTTAAAAGAACAAATTACTGTGGGTCAGTAAGTAGGAATTTGAAAAAGGATTGCAAGTTAATTCTAGCTTTTGTATACTTAAATAAATTACAAGTAGGAGGAACAACTAATGGTAAAAAGAATTCCTTGGGATCAATACTTTATGGCACAGAGCCTATTATTGTCTTTAAGAAGTACTTGTACGAGATTAACTGTAGGAGCAACGATTGTTAGAGATAAACGAATTATTGCAGGTGGTTATAATGGCTCTGTTACAGGAGATGTTCACTGTGTGGATGAAGGATGTTACGTTGTGGATGGACATTGCTTACGAACGATTCATGCAGAAATGAATGCTATTTTACAATGTGCCAAATTTGGTGTAGCAACTGAAAATGCTGAAATCTATGTTACGCATTTTCCGTGTTTGCAGTGTACAAAGATGATTCTACAAGCAGGAATTAAAAAAATTCATTATCTTGAAGATTATCATAATGATCCATATGCGCTAAAATTAATTGAGCAGGCCCACGTTCAATGTCAAAAAGTAACTCTTTCAAATGAATATTTTTCACAATTACGTTTTGGTACAGAGGAATAAGTTTAGCGTAGATGAAGAATTTCTGGATATTTCCAGCATTATTTTCCCTGACTTTAGTCGTGTTTTGTTTAACCAAGTTTCATTGGCTAGCTTTTTTAGTCGCCTTATTTTGTTTCGTACGTCTCCTTTTCGCAGGCAGTCGTACGATTTTTTTATGGTCGTTTTTAATTGGAAGTATCACAATTTGTTTTAGTTTATCTATTAGTTGGCAAAATCAAACCACAATCAATGATAAGAAAACAAATTTTTTGCTTGATATTAACCCCAATACTATCAAGGTCGATGGGGAACAGCTTCAGTTCTATGGGAAAATAGTTGGTAAAGATGAAATGATTGTTGGCTTTTACCGATTAAAAAGTGAAGAAGAACAACGTTTTTGGAAAAAACAACAAAGCTATTTAATTGTGAAGGTGGATGGAGAATTAACTCAACCTGAAAATAATCGGAATTTTGCTCAATTTAATTATCGACAATTTTTAGAACAAAAAAAATGCCATTGGTTGTTAACGGTAACTGATTTTAAACAAGTCAAACCTTATTCTACTTCTTTTTGGCAGCCTTTGAAAAAAGTGGTAGAGCTACGTCAGATGTTGTTGAAGTATATTGCTAAAGTACCCAGTGAGAAAGTCAGCAGTTATATAGTGGCTCTTTTATTTGGTGGTGGCAATGAGTTACAAGAAGAAACACGTAATCACTTTGCTAAACTTGGTTTAGTTCATTTATTAAGTATTTCAGGTTTTCATATTCATTATTTAATCTCAATGTTTCGTTGGATATTGTTAAGGTTATCCCTTTCTCAAGAGCTTGTAAGTGAGCTGTTGTTAGTTGTTTTACCTATTTATGGTGGATTAGCTGGTTGGCAAACAGGGGTTTTTCGGGCGGTTTTAATGAGTTGGCTACTCCTTTTTGCTAGACGTTACCAATTGCCATTAAGTGGGCTGGATGCCTTAAGTTTTACATTGATTATAGGTTTGTGGATAAATCCATATCAAATTTTTTCGGTAGGATTTCAGTTGAGCTATCTATTGACAGCAGTTTTATTATTGACTACTAAGCGGATACAAGAAAGATTTAAACGACCGATAACGAAAGAATTAGTGATTTCATTTATTATGTTAATTGCCTCAATGCCAATCTTAAGTTATTCTTTTTATGAATTTTCATGGATTGTGATTGTTACAACCTTTTTGTTTACTCCAGTGTTTAGTTATTTTTTATTACCAAGTTTGTCAATAATCACAATTTGTTCACTGTTTATTGTAAACAGTCAGTTTTTTTATTGGGTAGTAAAGTTTGTTGAGATTGGAATTGATTGGTTAGAATTTGTTATTTATAAGTTGAATTCAGTCGGTTCATTTATGATAATTGTTGGACGACCAAAATTAGTTTTTAGCAGTGGACTTGTAATTAGTAGCATTTTGTTTATCTGTACACTGGAACGGAGAAAACTACAAAAAATTGGTGTGATTAGTTTAATTATTTCGTTCCTTTTATTTAGTTATGGTAGAAGAGTTGAGGCTTCTGGAGAAGTTATTATTCTAGACGTGGGGCAGGGAGATGCAATTCTGATTAAAGAAGCATTTGGGCGTGGCGCTTATTTGATTGATACTGGTGGAGATTTATCCTTTAAAAAAGCTGATTGGCAGGTTCGACAAAAAAAGACTACCGTTGCAGTAATGAAACTAATTCCAACATTAAAAGCAGAAGGAATTTCAACTCTTAAAGCAGTTTTTATCAGTCATGGTGATGCGGATCATATGGGAGCCTTGCTTGAACTAGCTCAAGAAATAAAAATAGAAAAATTGATTTTTCCTCAAGGAACAGAAAAAAAGCAGTTATTTAAAAACTCTTTGAAGCAGCTTGCTCTAAAAGGAATTGAATTTCAGCCAGTACTTGCTGGCGAAGTGTGGCAACCGTCTAACTATTTATATTTAAAAGCTTTATATCCAAGTAAACGAGGCAAAGGTGAAAATAATGATTCACTGGTTTTATATGGGGAAATTGGCGGGTTACGTTGGCTATTTACGGGTGATATTGAAGCTGAGGGAGAAGCAGAGTTAGTGAAAAATTATCCGAATTTACAGATAGATTGCTTAAAAGTTGCGCATCACGGCAGTAAAAGTTCTACAAGTGAGTTATTCATACAACAGCTAAAGCCAAAAATTGCTTTAATTTCATGTGGTTTAAATAATCGGTTTAATCACCCAAATCCAGAAATTCTTCACCGTTTAAAAAAACAAGAGGTAAAGTTGTATCGAACAGATTTAGAAGGAGCCATTCATTATCGCTATTATGGAAATCATATAGGAACTTTTACAACGATTCTAAATTGATTTTGTTTGATGAGTTAGCGAAGTTTTACTTGTTTTTTCCATCCGCTCTCATGTATGATGAAAGGGAGAAAATGAAAGTGGTGGGATAGATGAATTATGCTACTGAAATGGCAAAGATAAATAAAGGTCAGCTAGCTCCCGTTTATTTATTTTTAGGAACAGAGTCCTACTTAGCTGAATCGGCAAGGCACGATTTGATTAAAGCCGTCTTATCTGAAGATGAAATGGATTTAAATTTTGGTGCATACGATATGGAAGAAGTACCTGTTGGTGTGGCATTAGATGATGCAGAGTCGGTTCCGTTTTTTGGTGATAAACGTTTAGTAATTATGGATCGTCCAACATTTTTTACAGCTGAAAAAAATAAGCAAAAGTTTGAACATGATTTAGTTTGGTTAGAAAATTATTTGACCAATCCGCCTGATTTTACAGTACTTGCTTTTTTTGCTCCATACGAAAAATTAGATGAACGTAAGAAAATTACAAAGTTAGTTAAAAAAGTAGCTACAGTTATTGAAGTGAACACTTTATCAGAAAAGGAAGTTCGTCATTTTTTAAAGGATTTAATTGCTAATGAAGGCTATCAGATTACACCTGAGGCTTTTGAATTGCTGATTCAATTAACAGATGCAAAATTATCAACAGCAATGTCTGAATTGCCTAAGTTATTTTTATTTGGTTCAGATACAAAACAAATTACAAAACCTGCAGTGAATGAGTTAGTTGCTAAGTCTTTAGAACAAAATATTTTTGCTTTAGTCGAATATGTTTTGAAAAAAAGAGTAGCTGAAGCATTAACGTTATATCAAGATTTATTGTTACAAAAAGAAGACCCAATTAAAATTAATGCAATTTTAATGACTCAGTTTAGATTGCTTGTTCAAGTAAAGTTTCTGGAAAAAAAAGGATATCAACAAGGGGATATTGCTGGAATGTTGAAAGTCCATCCTTACCGTGTGAAGTTAGCTATTCAGCAGGCAAGGAAATTTAGTGAACAAACTTTAATAACAGCTTTTGATGGTTTAGTTGAGGCAGAATATCGATTAAAAACTGGTCAAGGAAATAAAGAAATGCAATTTGAATTATTTGTATTGCAATTTTCTGGAGTGAAGTCTTAAGTGTTATTTTTTCTGAAAAATATAGCAATGGTGTTTGAAATAGTTTCAATAGGATTAAATAAATCGTTGAATTGTCTGAATTTACCTATCAAGTAAAAAAACTTTACACTTTATATTGCAATGAAGGCTGTCATTATGTATAATAGTTGATGTTGGAAACAACTGGAATGTACCACATTTTATGTTGAAAATAATTGAAAGTGGGGTGAATCATATGCCAAATATCGAATCTGCAATCAAACGTGTACGCACAAACGAAAAAGCAGCTATACAAAACAACTCTCAAAAGAGTGCTATGCGTACTGCTATTAAAAAATTCGAACAAGCTGTAGAAGCTGGTTCTGAAAATGTTGCATCATTACACAAAGAAGCAATCAAAGCTGTTGACATGGCAGCAACAAAAGGATTGATTCATAAAAATAAAGCTAACCGTGACAAATCTCGTTTAACTGCTAAATTAGCTAAATAATTAGAGTTGGAACGCTCATTCTGCAAAGATGGGCGCTTTATTTTTTCTAAGATGTACGCCTGGTGAATTTATTCGCTAAGTGTACATTTTTTTGTTATTTCTAATAGTGAACTTTGATTTACGGAACGTTTGTTCTGTGGTAGAATAGATAAGTATGGATAGTGGAGTAACTAGATAATGAACTAAACTAAATGAAAAGATGTGTAAACTATGAGAAAAATTGGTGTAATTGGTGCGGGTCAAATGGGTGGAGCATTAATTAAAGGGTTGATTGAATCGGGTTCTATTGATGCAACAGAGATTTATGTAAGTGGCGGAAATGGTCAAACAGCTAAAAATTTACAAAAGCAATTAAAATTTACTTTGTGTTTATCTAATGTAGAACTTGTTGAAAAGGCAGAAATTCTTATTTTGGCAGTGACACCAACTATTATACCAACTATTTTAACTGAAATTAAAGAAGTTATTCAGCCAGATACATTGATTATCTCGCTAGCAGCTTCAATGCTCATTCAAGATTATATAACTATTTTAGGATCAAAAGTGAAATTGGTGCGAGCAATTCCTAATACTCCTGTTTCAGTTTTAGCAGGAATGACTGCTGTTAGTTACAGCGAAAGCATTACAGAGCAAGATAGAGATGAAGTGGAAGAACTTTTTCAAGCGGTAGGGGAAATTGTGGAAGTGGCAGAAGTGCAGTTAGCTAGCGCAAGTACGCTATCTGGATGTTCACCTGCTTTTATTGCTTTATTTATTGAAGCACTAGCTGATGGCGGTGTGTTAAACGGCTTATCAAGAAAACAGGCGTATCTTTTAGCAGAACAGGCTTTGTTAGGAACTGCGAAGTTAGCCTTGATTACTGGACAACATCCGGGGGAGTTAAAGGACGATGTATGCTCACCAGGTGGTTCAACGATTAAAGGTGTTGTTGCTTTAGAAAAGCATGGTTTTCGCAATGCTGTGATTCAAGCAATTGATGCAGCGACTAAAAATGAATAAATATGAGTTGAGATAAGTTTCATTAAGAAAGTGGGGAAAAAGATGGTAAAAGACACCTTTGAGTTAGTATCAAAATATCAGCCGAATGGGGATCAGCCAGAGGCGATTCGTCAATTGGTACAAGGTATCAATGAAGGGAAAAAGGAACAAACTCTTTTGGGCGCAACGGGAACAGGAAAAACGTTTACTGTTTCTAATGTAATTAAAGAAGTCAATAAGCCAACTTTAGTAATTGCGCATAATAAAACCTTAGCGGGTCAATTATATGGCGAATTCAAAGAATTTTTCCCGAATAATGCTGTTGAATATTTTGTTAGTTATTATGATTATTATCAACCGGAAGCATATGTTCCATCTAGTGATACGTATATTGAAAAAGAATCAAGCGTTAACGATGAGATTGATAAATTACGCCATTCAGCAACAAGTTCGTTAATTGAACGACGTGATGTCATTGTTGTGGCTTCAGTTTCGTGTATCTATGGTTTAGTAAATCCAGTAGATTATAAAGAGCATGTCCTTTCGATTCGCCAAGGTGCTGAGATGGAACGCAATGAGTTATTGCGCCGTTTAGTTGAGATGCAATTTGAGCGAAATGATATTGATTTTCAACGGGGACGTTTCCGAGTTCGAGGAGATGTAGTAGAGATTTTTCTAGCTTCTCGCGATAGTGAAGCGATTCGTGTAGAATTTTTTGGTGATGAGATTGAACGAATTCGTGAAATTGATGTTCTAACTGGAGAAATCAAGGCAGATATTGAACATGTACCTATTTTTCCGGCAACTCACTTTATTGCAAATGCTGATCAAACCCGTGAAGCGGTGGATAAGATTAAAGCGGAACTTGAAGAACGCTTAAAAGTACTGCGGGCAGAAGATCAGCTTGTTGAAGCTCAACGTTTAGAACAACGAACAAACTATGATATGGAAATGTTATTAGAGATGGGTTATTGTTCAGGAATTGAGAATTATTCAAGACATATGGATAGGCGGAAATCTGGTGAACCGCCATATACATTGTTGGATTTCTTTCCAGATGATTCTTTAATTGTTATTGATGAATCTCATATTACAATGTCGCAAATTCGTGGGATGTATAATGGGGACCAAGCGCGTAAACAACGATTAATTGATTATGGTTTCAGATTGCCAAGTGCTTTAGATAATCGTCCTTTGCGTTTAGAAGAATTTGAAGAACATGTGAACCAAATTATGTATATTTCAGCAACTCCTGGTCCGTACGAATTAGAACGAGCACCAGATTATGTGGAACAAATTATTCGTCCAACAGGTCTATTAGATCCAATTATTGAAGTCCGTCCAATCCATGGTCAAATTGATGATTTAATTGGGGAAATTAATGCTCGTAGTGAACGAAATGAACGGGTCTTTATTACAACATTAACGAAGAAAATGTCAGAAGACTTAACGAATTATCTAAAAGAAGTTGGAATTAAAGTTAAATATTTGCATAGTGATATAAAAACGTTAGAACGAACTGAAATTATCCGTGATTTACGAATGGGTGAATTTGATGTTCTAATTGGGATTAACTTGCTTCGTGAAGGAATCGATGTTCCAGAAGTTTCTCTTGTTGCAATTTTAGATGCAGATAAGGAAGGCTTCTTACGTAGTGAACGTTCATTAGTACAGACTATTGGACGGGCAGCACGGAATTCAAATGGGAAAGTTATCATGTATGCAGATCGGATGACTGAATCAATGAAAGCAGCAATTGGTGAAACGAGTCGTCGTCGTGCTACTCAAGAAGCCTATAATGCTGAACATGGCATTACGCCAACAACAATTATTAAAGAAATTCGTGATTTAATTTCGATTACAAAAGCAGTGGATGATTCAGAAGATTACGACTCTGCTGCAGAAATGATTAATGATTTAACTCAGGCAGAGCGTAAAGAATTGATTGTGAAGATGGAAATGGAAATGCGCGCAGCTGCGAAAGAGCTAGACTTTGAAAAAGCAGCAAATCTCCGAGATATTGTTTTAGAATTAAAAGCTAAAAATTAATGATGATAGAGCATGAAATAAAACTAATCTTTTAGTTTTATTTCATGCTCTAATTTTGTATTAAGGTTGAGGCAATACTAACTCTTGCGGAAGTAAGCCCGAATTTATGAGGAATTGAAACGTACCGACTGGGTTCTCGAACTGAATGCTTTTGTCATAGCTTTTTTATTAGTAAAAAACCAGTCCACCTCTGTACAACTTGGTTGTATCAAAGTTGGACTATTTTTGTTTTTCATGACGAAGTATAGTTGAATTAAGAAATAAATAAAGCGCTTACGAAAAAGAGAGGGAGTTTGACTAAATGGCAAAAATTAATGAAGTAACTCGAGAGTCTTGGATTTTAAATACATTTCCAGAATGGGGAACGTATCTAAATGAGGAAATTGATACAACTGAAGTGAAATCAGGAACATTTGCAATGTGGTGGTTAGGATGTACCGGAATTTGGTTGAAATCTCATGAGAATACGAATATTTTATGTGACTTATGGTGTGGTACAGGAAAGCAAAGCCATGGAACGGGGAAAATGAAAAAAGGTCATCAAATGATGCGGATGAGTGGTTGTGAAAATATGCAGCCTAACTTAAGAACACAACCTTTTGTAATTGATCCATTTGCCATTAAAAATCTTGATGCATTAGTAGTGACTCATATTCATTCAGATCACGTAGACATCCATACAGCTGCAGCGGTTTTACAAAATTGTGAAGAGACAGTTCCTTTTATTGGTCCCCAAGGTGTAGTCGATATTTGGATTGGCTGGGGTGTACCAAAAGAACGATGCGTCGTTGTTCGACCAGGAGATCAAGTTCAAGTGAAGGGAATTACGATTAATGCGTTGGAAGCGTTTGATCGTACAGCTTTAGTGACGGCAGCAGAGGATGTCGTTCTGAAAGGGAAATTGCCACAAGATATGGACGAAATTGCTGTGAATTATTTATTTGAAACATCAGGTGGTTCACTGTATCATGCTGGCGATTCACATTATTCTAACCAATTTGCAAAACATGGCAATCAGTATCAAATTGATGTGGCTTTAGGTGCCTATGGAGAAAATCCACGTGGGATTACAGATAAGGTGACTTCTGTTGATATGTTACGGATGGCTGAATCTTTAAATACTAATGTAGTAATCCCGGTTCATTATGATATCTGGGCTAATTTCCAAGCAGATCCTAAGGAAATTACGTTGTTATGGGAATCTAAAAAAGATCGTTTGCAGTACAAATTTAAACCCTATATTTGGCAAGTAGGTGGAAAATTTGTGTATCCCGATGATAAAGATAAAATGGAATTTAATTATTATCGTGGTTTTGATGATGTTTTTGCGATTGATCCAGATTTACCATTCCCATCATTCTTGTAAAAGACTTGATTAAGCCTGAGATAATTTTGCAAATCGTTAGAGAAGAGTATCTCAGGTATTAAGATGAAAAGGAGTTAGCGAAAATGGAAATGTTTTTAACAATTTTTGAATGGTTTGCGAATAATATTTTGCAGAAACCAGAATTTTTTATTGGGATTATTGTTTTTGTTGGTTATGTTTTATTGAAAAAGCCATTTTATGAATGCTTTGCTGGATTTATTAAAGCGACTGTGGGATATATGATTTTAAATGTCGGTTCCGGTGGTCTAGTTACAACGTTTCGTCCGATATTAGCTGGTTTAAATGATCGTTTTAATTTAGATGCAGCAGTAATTGATCCTTATTTTGGACTAAATGCAGTGAATGCTGCTTTAGAAGATATTGGAGTTGCTTTATCTTGGACGATGATTTCGTTATTGATTGGCTTTTCCTTAAACATTATTTTAGTTTTATTCCGAAAACTCACTAAGCTTCGTACGTTATTTATAACAGGTCATATTATGGTTCAGCAAGCGACCACAATTACTTGGATTGTCTTTTTCTTATTCCCAGAGTATCGAAATTTAACTGGGGGTGTTATGGTGGGGATTTTAGTCGGACTTTATTGGGCTGTTTCTTCAAATCTAACAGTTGGCCCTACGCAACGGTTAACTGGAAATGCTGGTTTTGCTATTGGGCATCAACAAATGTTTGCTGTTTGGATAACGGATAAGGTTGCTGGGAAACTAGGAGATCCAGAAAAAAATCTAGACAATATTAAGATGCCTAAATGGTTATCCATTTTCCATGATAATATTGTGGCAACTGGAACGTTAATGATGCTGTTTTTTGGGATTATTATGACGATTTTAGGCGAGGATTATTTGCGGGGAATCAATCCAGCATTTACTCCAACAACGTCATTTCCAATGTATATTTTATCTCAATCTTTATATTTTGCAGTGTATTTAGCTATCTTAATGCAAGGCGTTCGGATGTTTGTTGCTGAATTAACAAATAGTTTCCAAGGGATTTCTAATCGAATTTTACCAGGATCACTACCTGCTGTTGATTGTGCGGCAACATTTAATTTTGCTCCGCAGAATGCTGTATTATTCGGCTTTATCTTTGGGGCACTAGGTCAATTTATAACGATTTTTGCATTAATAATTTTTAAATCACCTGTCTTAATTATTACTGGCTTTGTTCCAGTGTTTTTTGATAATGCAACAGTAGCCGTATTTGCGAATAAACGTGGTGGAACGCGAGCAGCGATGATTTGCTCTTTTGTTTCGGGTGTTTTACAGGTATCCATTAGTGCATTTGCAGTTATGTTCTTTGGACTTTATAAGTATGGCGGTTGGCATGGCAATATTGACTTTGAACTATTTTGGCCATGGGCGGGTGTTTTAATGAACTATTTAGGTGTGATTGGTTTTGCTATTGTGTGTGTATTCTTCTTAGTGATTCCCCAACTTCAATACCGTTTTGCTAAAAGTAAAGATGCCTACAATGAAGGCTTAGAATAACAATAAATTAAATGAAATGAAAAGAGGGCGAATAGGATGTTAAAAGTATTAGCAGCATGTGGCAATGGGATGGGTTCAAGTATGGTGATTAAAATGAAAATTGAAAAGGCCTTAAAAGAATTGAATGTAGAGGATTTTAAAGTGGATTATTGTAGTGTTGGGGAAGCAAAATCACAAGCGAATGGCTATGATGTTGTTGTTGCATCACAACATTTGATTCATGAACTAGATGGTCGTACAAAAGGGGCACTGTTGGGTTTAGACAACTTAATGGACGATCAAGAAATTAAAACCAAGTTAACCCCACTTGTTTAATGTAGGCTCATAATCTAGTGTGTATAAAAATCAAAAAATGTAAAGGAGGAATTAAACGCAAATGCTTTCTTTAAAACAGTCTTTAATCGA
This window encodes:
- a CDS encoding ComE operon protein 2, producing MVKRIPWDQYFMAQSLLLSLRSTCTRLTVGATIVRDKRIIAGGYNGSVTGDVHCVDEGCYVVDGHCLRTIHAEMNAILQCAKFGVATENAEIYVTHFPCLQCTKMILQAGIKKIHYLEDYHNDPYALKLIEQAHVQCQKVTLSNEYFSQLRFGTEE
- the rpsT gene encoding 30S ribosomal protein S20, which produces MPNIESAIKRVRTNEKAAIQNNSQKSAMRTAIKKFEQAVEAGSENVASLHKEAIKAVDMAATKGLIHKNKANRDKSRLTAKLAK
- the uvrB gene encoding excinuclease ABC subunit UvrB — encoded protein: MVKDTFELVSKYQPNGDQPEAIRQLVQGINEGKKEQTLLGATGTGKTFTVSNVIKEVNKPTLVIAHNKTLAGQLYGEFKEFFPNNAVEYFVSYYDYYQPEAYVPSSDTYIEKESSVNDEIDKLRHSATSSLIERRDVIVVASVSCIYGLVNPVDYKEHVLSIRQGAEMERNELLRRLVEMQFERNDIDFQRGRFRVRGDVVEIFLASRDSEAIRVEFFGDEIERIREIDVLTGEIKADIEHVPIFPATHFIANADQTREAVDKIKAELEERLKVLRAEDQLVEAQRLEQRTNYDMEMLLEMGYCSGIENYSRHMDRRKSGEPPYTLLDFFPDDSLIVIDESHITMSQIRGMYNGDQARKQRLIDYGFRLPSALDNRPLRLEEFEEHVNQIMYISATPGPYELERAPDYVEQIIRPTGLLDPIIEVRPIHGQIDDLIGEINARSERNERVFITTLTKKMSEDLTNYLKEVGIKVKYLHSDIKTLERTEIIRDLRMGEFDVLIGINLLREGIDVPEVSLVAILDADKEGFLRSERSLVQTIGRAARNSNGKVIMYADRMTESMKAAIGETSRRRATQEAYNAEHGITPTTIIKEIRDLISITKAVDDSEDYDSAAEMINDLTQAERKELIVKMEMEMRAAAKELDFEKAANLRDIVLELKAKN
- a CDS encoding PTS sugar transporter subunit IIB produces the protein MLKVLAACGNGMGSSMVIKMKIEKALKELNVEDFKVDYCSVGEAKSQANGYDVVVASQHLIHELDGRTKGALLGLDNLMDDQEIKTKLTPLV
- the proC gene encoding pyrroline-5-carboxylate reductase; this translates as MRKIGVIGAGQMGGALIKGLIESGSIDATEIYVSGGNGQTAKNLQKQLKFTLCLSNVELVEKAEILILAVTPTIIPTILTEIKEVIQPDTLIISLAASMLIQDYITILGSKVKLVRAIPNTPVSVLAGMTAVSYSESITEQDRDEVEELFQAVGEIVEVAEVQLASASTLSGCSPAFIALFIEALADGGVLNGLSRKQAYLLAEQALLGTAKLALITGQHPGELKDDVCSPGGSTIKGVVALEKHGFRNAVIQAIDAATKNE
- a CDS encoding helix-hairpin-helix domain-containing protein, with the protein product MDHLKQWMKEHQVVVKVVIGGISAMCLIGGVLFWQMAGIKSSSQPVELEALLASEISTSEKKEEISKSSVDNHKEIIMIDLKGAIKKPGVYQGTSEMRLIDMIALAGGFLENANQTPINLALRLEDQMVIYIPIIGEELSIEAISPVQPKEANHSENQKTNEQVNINTADVSELQKLNGIGQKKAETILQHREENGSFQTIEELKNISGIGVKIFEGLKEQITVGQ
- the holA gene encoding DNA polymerase III subunit delta, producing MNYATEMAKINKGQLAPVYLFLGTESYLAESARHDLIKAVLSEDEMDLNFGAYDMEEVPVGVALDDAESVPFFGDKRLVIMDRPTFFTAEKNKQKFEHDLVWLENYLTNPPDFTVLAFFAPYEKLDERKKITKLVKKVATVIEVNTLSEKEVRHFLKDLIANEGYQITPEAFELLIQLTDAKLSTAMSELPKLFLFGSDTKQITKPAVNELVAKSLEQNIFALVEYVLKKRVAEALTLYQDLLLQKEDPIKINAILMTQFRLLVQVKFLEKKGYQQGDIAGMLKVHPYRVKLAIQQARKFSEQTLITAFDGLVEAEYRLKTGQGNKEMQFELFVLQFSGVKS
- a CDS encoding DNA internalization-related competence protein ComEC/Rec2 — encoded protein: MKNFWIFPALFSLTLVVFCLTKFHWLAFLVALFCFVRLLFAGSRTIFLWSFLIGSITICFSLSISWQNQTTINDKKTNFLLDINPNTIKVDGEQLQFYGKIVGKDEMIVGFYRLKSEEEQRFWKKQQSYLIVKVDGELTQPENNRNFAQFNYRQFLEQKKCHWLLTVTDFKQVKPYSTSFWQPLKKVVELRQMLLKYIAKVPSEKVSSYIVALLFGGGNELQEETRNHFAKLGLVHLLSISGFHIHYLISMFRWILLRLSLSQELVSELLLVVLPIYGGLAGWQTGVFRAVLMSWLLLFARRYQLPLSGLDALSFTLIIGLWINPYQIFSVGFQLSYLLTAVLLLTTKRIQERFKRPITKELVISFIMLIASMPILSYSFYEFSWIVIVTTFLFTPVFSYFLLPSLSIITICSLFIVNSQFFYWVVKFVEIGIDWLEFVIYKLNSVGSFMIIVGRPKLVFSSGLVISSILFICTLERRKLQKIGVISLIISFLLFSYGRRVEASGEVIILDVGQGDAILIKEAFGRGAYLIDTGGDLSFKKADWQVRQKKTTVAVMKLIPTLKAEGISTLKAVFISHGDADHMGALLELAQEIKIEKLIFPQGTEKKQLFKNSLKQLALKGIEFQPVLAGEVWQPSNYLYLKALYPSKRGKGENNDSLVLYGEIGGLRWLFTGDIEAEGEAELVKNYPNLQIDCLKVAHHGSKSSTSELFIQQLKPKIALISCGLNNRFNHPNPEILHRLKKQEVKLYRTDLEGAIHYRYYGNHIGTFTTILN
- the ulaG gene encoding L-ascorbate 6-phosphate lactonase — encoded protein: MAKINEVTRESWILNTFPEWGTYLNEEIDTTEVKSGTFAMWWLGCTGIWLKSHENTNILCDLWCGTGKQSHGTGKMKKGHQMMRMSGCENMQPNLRTQPFVIDPFAIKNLDALVVTHIHSDHVDIHTAAAVLQNCEETVPFIGPQGVVDIWIGWGVPKERCVVVRPGDQVQVKGITINALEAFDRTALVTAAEDVVLKGKLPQDMDEIAVNYLFETSGGSLYHAGDSHYSNQFAKHGNQYQIDVALGAYGENPRGITDKVTSVDMLRMAESLNTNVVIPVHYDIWANFQADPKEITLLWESKKDRLQYKFKPYIWQVGGKFVYPDDKDKMEFNYYRGFDDVFAIDPDLPFPSFL
- a CDS encoding PTS ascorbate transporter subunit IIC, with amino-acid sequence MEMFLTIFEWFANNILQKPEFFIGIIVFVGYVLLKKPFYECFAGFIKATVGYMILNVGSGGLVTTFRPILAGLNDRFNLDAAVIDPYFGLNAVNAALEDIGVALSWTMISLLIGFSLNIILVLFRKLTKLRTLFITGHIMVQQATTITWIVFFLFPEYRNLTGGVMVGILVGLYWAVSSNLTVGPTQRLTGNAGFAIGHQQMFAVWITDKVAGKLGDPEKNLDNIKMPKWLSIFHDNIVATGTLMMLFFGIIMTILGEDYLRGINPAFTPTTSFPMYILSQSLYFAVYLAILMQGVRMFVAELTNSFQGISNRILPGSLPAVDCAATFNFAPQNAVLFGFIFGALGQFITIFALIIFKSPVLIITGFVPVFFDNATVAVFANKRGGTRAAMICSFVSGVLQVSISAFAVMFFGLYKYGGWHGNIDFELFWPWAGVLMNYLGVIGFAIVCVFFLVIPQLQYRFAKSKDAYNEGLE